The proteins below come from a single Pseudarthrobacter sp. SSS035 genomic window:
- a CDS encoding DMT family transporter, whose amino-acid sequence MASSTPPRAATTTPLRPPPGRTNALGVAAVVVTVVLWASAFVGIRAIGPTFSPGSLTLGRLAVAAVVLGALVLPQLAKSRVLPQGREWWPILGYGVMWFGGYNVALNAAEHLLDAGTAALLINVNPILVAIMAGFFLKEGFPRWLIIGSLVAFGGVALIALGSGSGSGERSTADVAGVLLCLLAAVLAAVSVIIQKPVLRKFPAGQATWFGIMVGAVCCLPFSGQLVSELQSAPLPATLGLVYLGVFPTAIAFTTWAYALSLIDAGKLAATTYLVPGTTILISWLVLSEVPAVLGLVGGVVCLVGVGLTRRRSR is encoded by the coding sequence ATGGCTTCAAGCACCCCTCCCCGCGCCGCAACAACAACGCCGCTTCGCCCACCACCTGGCCGAACAAATGCGCTCGGCGTCGCCGCCGTGGTGGTCACCGTGGTGCTCTGGGCTTCGGCATTCGTGGGGATCCGGGCCATCGGCCCCACCTTCTCCCCGGGATCCCTGACCCTGGGCAGGCTGGCGGTTGCCGCCGTCGTGCTCGGTGCACTGGTGCTGCCGCAGCTGGCCAAGAGCAGAGTGCTGCCGCAAGGCCGCGAATGGTGGCCCATCCTGGGGTACGGCGTGATGTGGTTCGGCGGCTACAACGTGGCCCTGAACGCGGCGGAACACCTGCTGGACGCCGGGACCGCTGCACTGCTGATCAACGTCAACCCCATCCTCGTTGCCATTATGGCCGGTTTCTTCCTGAAGGAGGGCTTCCCGCGCTGGCTGATAATCGGCAGCCTGGTGGCGTTCGGCGGGGTGGCGCTGATCGCGCTCGGATCCGGCTCAGGTTCCGGGGAACGTTCGACGGCGGATGTGGCGGGCGTGCTGCTCTGCCTCCTTGCCGCTGTGCTCGCCGCCGTCAGCGTCATCATCCAGAAGCCGGTGTTGCGGAAATTCCCGGCGGGCCAGGCCACCTGGTTCGGCATCATGGTGGGGGCCGTCTGCTGCCTGCCCTTCAGCGGCCAGCTGGTGTCCGAACTGCAGTCGGCCCCGCTGCCGGCAACGCTGGGCCTGGTGTATCTGGGCGTCTTCCCCACCGCCATAGCGTTCACCACCTGGGCCTACGCGCTGTCCCTGATTGACGCCGGAAAACTGGCGGCCACCACCTATCTGGTGCCGGGCACCACCATCCTGATCTCCTGGCTGGTCCTCAGCGAAGTCCCCGCCGTGCTGGGCCTTGTGGGCGGGGTGGTCTGTCTGGTGGGTGTGGGCCTAACGCGCCGCAGGTCCCGGTAG
- a CDS encoding ABC transporter ATP-binding protein, which yields MTIETQGLTKRFGHQLAVDNVDLAVPHGAVFGFLGPNGSGKTTTIRMLLGLAAASAGTVSVLGLQMPQRLHEVLPRVGALVEGPAFYPFLSGTANLHRLDAAGRHAAPATRTARVAAALERVGLSHAAGKRVHAYSLGMKQRLGIANALLSPRELLVLDEPTNGLDPQGTREVRSLVRSLAADGATVFVSSHLLAEVEQICTHAAIMSAGRLVAQGPLAELRQAGETRIRLLTPDAGTASEVLLRLGMPPERSPEAGTPEPDGDVLTAVAAASRLAAPEDIVAELVAAGVRVRGFSVERESLEERFVALTGEGFDIAQ from the coding sequence CTGACTATCGAGACCCAAGGCCTGACCAAGCGTTTCGGCCACCAGCTGGCGGTCGACAACGTGGACCTCGCCGTTCCCCACGGCGCCGTGTTCGGGTTCCTGGGCCCCAACGGTTCCGGCAAAACCACCACCATCCGGATGCTGCTGGGCCTTGCCGCGGCGTCGGCCGGAACCGTCAGCGTCCTGGGCCTGCAGATGCCGCAGCGGCTGCATGAGGTCCTGCCGCGCGTCGGTGCGCTGGTGGAGGGGCCGGCGTTTTATCCGTTCCTTTCCGGCACCGCCAACCTGCACCGCCTGGATGCCGCCGGCCGGCATGCGGCGCCCGCTACCCGGACCGCCCGCGTTGCTGCCGCGCTTGAGCGCGTGGGCCTCTCACACGCCGCCGGCAAGCGGGTCCACGCCTACTCCCTGGGCATGAAGCAGCGGCTGGGGATCGCCAACGCGCTGCTGTCGCCGCGGGAACTGCTGGTGCTCGATGAGCCCACCAACGGACTGGACCCGCAGGGAACCCGGGAAGTGCGGAGCCTGGTCCGGTCGCTGGCCGCCGACGGCGCCACCGTCTTCGTCTCCAGCCACCTCCTCGCAGAAGTGGAACAGATCTGCACACACGCGGCCATCATGAGCGCCGGGCGACTGGTGGCCCAGGGGCCGCTGGCGGAGCTCCGCCAGGCCGGTGAGACCCGGATCCGCCTGTTAACGCCCGACGCCGGGACGGCCAGTGAGGTCCTGCTGCGGTTGGGCATGCCCCCGGAGAGAAGCCCTGAGGCCGGAACGCCAGAACCTGACGGGGACGTGCTGACCGCCGTCGCCGCTGCGTCGCGGCTGGCGGCCCCGGAGGACATTGTGGCGGAGCTCGTGGCGGCCGGGGTGCGGGTCCGGGGCTTTTCCGTTGAGCGGGAGAGCCTGGAGGAGCGCTTTGTGGCGCTGACGGGGGAGGGGTTCGACATTGCCCAATAG
- a CDS encoding PHP domain-containing protein, which yields MDAVAALNEIAFWLERERAATFKVQAFRKAAGIIAALDPSEVAARARDGRLKSMKGIGDRTYQVVRQAVDGEVPEYLEDLRQRSGAPLADGGAELHAALRGDLHSHSDWSDGGSPIQLMADAARLLGREYLALTDHSPNLTIANGLSAERLTEQLDVVAAINDASGADGKKDRFRLLTGIEVDILESGELDQSPDMLDRLDIVVASVHSKLRADRATMTQRMLQGIRNPRTNVLGHCTGRLVEGSRGTRPQSDFDASKVFAACAENNVAVEINSRPERQDPPDDLIQLALDAGCLFSIDSDAHAPGQLDFLQYGAARASHNNVPAERIVTTWPLERLLEWAAGDWQKLD from the coding sequence ATGGATGCCGTCGCCGCGCTCAATGAAATTGCCTTCTGGTTGGAACGGGAACGCGCCGCCACCTTCAAGGTCCAGGCCTTCCGGAAGGCGGCCGGGATTATCGCCGCGCTTGACCCTTCCGAGGTGGCAGCCCGGGCCCGGGACGGCAGGCTCAAGAGCATGAAGGGCATCGGCGACAGGACCTACCAGGTGGTCCGGCAGGCAGTGGACGGTGAGGTGCCCGAGTACCTTGAGGATCTTCGCCAGCGCAGCGGGGCGCCTTTGGCGGACGGCGGGGCCGAGCTCCACGCAGCACTGCGCGGCGACCTCCACAGCCATAGCGACTGGTCCGACGGCGGCTCCCCCATCCAGCTCATGGCCGATGCCGCCCGGCTGCTGGGCCGCGAGTACCTGGCACTGACCGACCACTCCCCCAACCTGACCATCGCCAACGGGCTCAGCGCGGAGCGCCTGACCGAACAGCTCGACGTTGTGGCTGCGATCAACGACGCCTCCGGAGCTGACGGCAAAAAAGACCGATTCCGGCTCCTGACCGGCATAGAGGTGGACATCTTGGAATCCGGCGAACTGGACCAGTCGCCGGACATGCTGGACCGGCTGGATATTGTGGTGGCCAGCGTCCATTCGAAGCTTCGGGCGGACCGCGCCACCATGACCCAGCGGATGCTCCAGGGCATCCGGAACCCCCGCACCAACGTGCTGGGCCACTGCACCGGACGCCTGGTGGAGGGCTCGCGCGGAACCCGCCCGCAATCGGACTTCGACGCCAGCAAGGTGTTTGCCGCCTGCGCCGAAAACAACGTGGCCGTCGAGATCAACTCCCGCCCCGAGCGGCAGGACCCGCCGGATGACCTGATCCAGCTGGCCCTCGACGCCGGCTGCCTGTTCTCGATCGACAGCGACGCCCACGCTCCGGGCCAGCTCGACTTCCTCCAGTACGGGGCTGCCCGCGCCTCGCACAACAACGTTCCTGCGGAGCGCATTGTGACCACCTGGCCCCTGGAGCGGCTCCTGGAGTGGGCGGCCGGGGACTGGCAGAAACTCGACTAG
- a CDS encoding metallopeptidase family protein encodes MPVNLPPGLPIIPDGPQESGPFEMSADDFEAAVTDALGLIPAKLAAAMDNVAVFVEDDYVPGPGEDPDTVLLGLYEGVPLTERDSWWDAGSLPDRITIFRQPILDICGSRDEVIQEVAVTVVHEIAHHFGIDDRRLHELGWD; translated from the coding sequence ATGCCCGTCAACCTGCCGCCCGGCCTGCCCATCATCCCGGATGGCCCGCAAGAGTCCGGTCCGTTTGAGATGTCCGCTGACGATTTCGAAGCCGCCGTCACGGATGCCCTGGGCCTGATCCCCGCCAAGCTTGCGGCCGCCATGGACAACGTGGCGGTGTTTGTCGAGGACGACTACGTGCCCGGCCCGGGCGAGGACCCGGACACCGTTCTGCTGGGCCTCTACGAGGGTGTTCCCTTGACGGAGCGGGATTCATGGTGGGATGCCGGTTCACTGCCGGACCGGATCACCATCTTCCGCCAACCCATTCTGGACATCTGCGGGTCCCGCGACGAGGTGATCCAGGAAGTGGCCGTGACTGTGGTCCACGAGATCGCCCACCACTTCGGCATCGATGACCGGCGGCTGCACGAGCTCGGCTGGGACTAG
- a CDS encoding GH32 C-terminal domain-containing protein, with the protein MSQPAWTILWTRRSGPAKLPGGKLHLRAFVGRSAVEIFANGHPLPPGTPSIAP; encoded by the coding sequence ATGAGCCAGCCTGCCTGGACCATTCTGTGGACGCGGAGGAGCGGACCGGCAAAGCTTCCCGGCGGCAAGCTCCACCTTCGGGCCTTCGTGGGCCGCTCCGCCGTCGAGATTTTCGCCAACGGCCACCCGCTGCCGCCCGGCACCCCATCCATTGCTCCGTAG
- a CDS encoding glycoside hydrolase family 68 protein: protein MHKHPQPVRMLRWRPAAAALAAAVVASVFLAVPSAQANEPADPPAAQQMPAPTPGFPLPSTHSQQAYDPASDFTSKWTRADAKQIMAQSDSTVAPGVNSMSPDVTMPEIPEDFPTMNDDVWVWDTWSLTDENANQISYKGWDVIFSLVADRDAGYGFDQRHWNARIGYFFRKTNADPATDKWNYGGHVFADGASIGNTEWSGSTRLMQGNHVNVFYTATTFYDVAERNAGGGGIAPDAAIAKALGNIHADQNGVTFDGFTHTKLLEPDGEMYQNKAQNPGFAFRDPYTFEDPAHPGKTYMVFEGNTGGTRGEYECKAEDLGYQPGDPNAENLNEVNSSGAYYQTANVGLAVADNKDLTKWSFLPPVLSANCVNDQTERPQIFIQNEGGKNKYYLFTISHQFTYAAGMRGPDGVYGFVGDGVRSDYQPMNNSGLALASPTDLNLPSESPERPTPNQNGRQFQAYSHYVQPGGLVQSFIDNVNGVRGGSLSPTVKINFRNGVSAVDRTFGQNGLGPFGYLPTNLNVGGAGHYK, encoded by the coding sequence ATGCACAAGCACCCCCAACCTGTCCGGATGCTGCGGTGGCGCCCTGCCGCCGCGGCACTGGCTGCAGCTGTAGTGGCATCGGTCTTCCTGGCCGTTCCCTCAGCGCAGGCCAACGAGCCGGCGGATCCGCCGGCCGCGCAGCAGATGCCGGCCCCCACCCCGGGCTTCCCCCTGCCCAGCACGCACAGCCAGCAGGCCTATGACCCGGCGTCGGACTTCACCTCGAAGTGGACCCGCGCGGACGCCAAGCAGATCATGGCCCAAAGCGACTCCACAGTGGCTCCCGGCGTGAACTCCATGAGCCCGGACGTCACCATGCCGGAGATCCCCGAAGACTTCCCCACCATGAATGACGACGTCTGGGTCTGGGACACCTGGTCCCTCACGGACGAAAACGCGAACCAGATCAGCTACAAGGGCTGGGACGTCATCTTCTCCCTCGTGGCTGACCGTGACGCGGGCTACGGCTTCGACCAGCGCCACTGGAACGCCCGGATCGGCTACTTCTTCCGCAAGACCAACGCTGACCCGGCCACGGACAAGTGGAACTACGGCGGACACGTCTTCGCTGACGGCGCGTCCATCGGCAACACCGAGTGGTCCGGTTCTACCCGCCTGATGCAGGGCAACCACGTCAACGTCTTCTACACGGCCACCACGTTCTACGACGTGGCCGAGCGGAACGCCGGCGGCGGCGGCATCGCCCCTGACGCTGCCATTGCCAAGGCCCTCGGCAACATCCACGCCGACCAAAACGGCGTCACCTTTGACGGTTTCACGCACACCAAGCTCCTTGAGCCGGACGGCGAGATGTACCAGAACAAGGCGCAGAACCCCGGGTTCGCCTTCCGCGATCCGTACACGTTCGAGGACCCGGCACACCCCGGCAAGACCTACATGGTCTTCGAAGGCAACACCGGCGGCACTCGTGGAGAATACGAGTGCAAGGCCGAGGACCTCGGCTACCAGCCGGGAGACCCCAACGCCGAGAACCTCAACGAGGTCAACAGCTCCGGCGCCTACTACCAGACCGCCAACGTGGGCCTGGCCGTGGCGGACAACAAGGACCTGACCAAGTGGTCCTTCCTGCCGCCGGTCCTGTCCGCGAACTGCGTCAACGACCAGACCGAACGCCCGCAGATCTTCATCCAGAACGAAGGCGGCAAGAACAAGTACTACCTGTTCACCATCAGCCACCAGTTCACCTACGCGGCAGGAATGCGCGGCCCCGACGGCGTTTATGGCTTCGTTGGTGACGGTGTGCGCTCCGACTACCAGCCGATGAACAACAGCGGCCTGGCCCTGGCCTCGCCGACTGACCTGAACCTGCCGTCCGAATCCCCGGAAAGGCCAACCCCCAACCAGAACGGCCGCCAGTTCCAGGCCTATTCGCACTACGTGCAGCCGGGCGGACTGGTCCAGTCCTTCATCGACAACGTGAACGGTGTCCGCGGCGGATCCCTGTCACCCACCGTGAAGATCAACTTCCGCAACGGTGTGTCGGCAGTTGACCGCACGTTCGGCCAGAACGGCCTTGGCCCGTTCGGCTACCTGCCCACCAACCTCAACGTTGGCGGTGCCGGCCACTACAAGTGA
- a CDS encoding C40 family peptidase encodes MGLTGSGLKAAVLCTAVVLFGTTLPAQAAPLPQAPTVQRPASPELPTPEDIATAKASERATADQVAIIERLLADATSAQQATFALSLQANNAYGEALVELQDRRMTAEAATAKATAATNEQDRTRKQVGQLAGDLYRNGGLNPTLGTFVSGNAEALHQAATLEAISASRSRAFEAAASAASAAQSLTAAADDANRAADDAAQKAEARKEEAEQANATQAKAVAEAAAQRTILVDQLAQLRNTTVALESARIDALDRQREEARLAELTAAADRAAAQAAPDRPAAGPAAGGNLPAAPAPAPVPAPAPAPAPAPAPAPAPAPAPEPAPAPAPAPAPAPAPAPSPGGSNETAISVAMSKVGAPYFYQYGGTGPNGFDCSGLVQTAFAAAGKYLPRTASQQYAAAPVHVPISQARRGDLLVWGSAPGFYHVAIYLGNGQVVQALNPDEGIGVTQLSWMAGMQLHPYAARY; translated from the coding sequence ATGGGTTTGACCGGATCCGGCCTGAAGGCCGCCGTACTGTGCACCGCCGTCGTACTTTTCGGCACGACCCTCCCCGCCCAGGCAGCGCCGCTACCGCAGGCTCCAACAGTCCAGCGTCCGGCGTCGCCGGAACTTCCCACCCCGGAGGACATCGCCACAGCCAAGGCGAGTGAACGCGCGACGGCGGATCAGGTCGCCATCATCGAGCGCCTCCTCGCAGACGCCACCAGCGCCCAGCAAGCCACGTTTGCCTTGTCGCTGCAAGCCAACAACGCCTACGGCGAAGCCTTGGTGGAACTGCAGGACCGCAGGATGACGGCGGAAGCGGCCACGGCAAAGGCCACCGCTGCGACCAACGAGCAGGACAGGACCCGGAAGCAGGTAGGCCAGCTCGCCGGCGACCTCTACCGCAACGGCGGGCTGAACCCGACGCTGGGCACCTTCGTCAGCGGCAATGCCGAAGCTTTGCACCAGGCCGCAACGCTGGAAGCCATTTCGGCCAGCCGGAGCCGCGCCTTCGAAGCGGCCGCATCCGCAGCGTCCGCGGCGCAGTCCCTGACGGCGGCCGCCGACGACGCCAACCGGGCCGCCGATGACGCCGCCCAGAAGGCCGAAGCCCGCAAGGAAGAGGCCGAACAAGCCAACGCCACCCAGGCCAAGGCCGTAGCCGAAGCCGCGGCGCAGCGGACAATCCTCGTGGATCAGCTCGCCCAGCTGCGGAACACCACTGTTGCCCTCGAATCGGCTCGCATTGACGCCTTGGACCGGCAGCGCGAGGAGGCGAGGCTCGCCGAACTGACTGCGGCTGCTGATCGGGCTGCGGCCCAAGCAGCGCCAGACCGGCCCGCAGCCGGACCGGCCGCTGGCGGGAACCTGCCGGCCGCACCGGCTCCCGCTCCAGTTCCAGCGCCGGCGCCGGCGCCAGCTCCCGCGCCTGCACCGGCTCCGGCTCCGGCCCCGGCCCCGGAGCCTGCACCAGCACCAGCCCCGGCTCCAGCACCCGCGCCTGCTCCAGCCCCATCGCCGGGCGGTTCCAATGAGACTGCCATCTCCGTGGCGATGTCCAAGGTGGGGGCGCCGTACTTCTACCAGTACGGTGGCACGGGCCCCAACGGCTTTGACTGCTCCGGCCTCGTGCAAACAGCCTTCGCCGCCGCCGGCAAGTACCTGCCGCGCACGGCTTCGCAGCAGTACGCGGCAGCTCCCGTTCACGTGCCGATCTCCCAGGCACGGCGCGGCGACCTGCTGGTCTGGGGCTCAGCGCCGGGCTTCTATCACGTTGCCATCTACCTGGGGAACGGCCAGGTGGTGCAGGCGCTGAACCCGGACGAGGGCATCGGCGTGACCCAGTTGAGCTGGATGGCCGGGATGCAGCTCCACCCCTATGCAGCCCGCTACTGA
- a CDS encoding ABC transporter permease: MSLLASELKTLFRRRRTAAMLLALAAIPVLIAVAVRLSSSVPPVRGPAFLDRISQNGLFVAVTAMLVSVPLFLPLTIGVVAGDTIAGEASLGTLRYLLVAPAGRVRLLLVKYAGALAFCLAAPVTVALAGAAIGASLFPVGPVTLLSGDVVQPPEAALRLVLIAAYLAVSLAGLSAIGLFLSTLTVVPVGAMAATVVLSVVSQVLDQLPQLEWLHPWLFTHYWFGFADVLRQPVLWDSFASNALLQAGYIAVFGALAYGRFVTKDVLS, encoded by the coding sequence CTGTCACTGCTGGCGTCTGAGCTGAAGACGCTGTTCCGGCGTCGCCGGACCGCGGCCATGCTGCTGGCGCTTGCCGCGATACCGGTGCTGATCGCCGTCGCCGTCCGGCTCTCGTCATCCGTTCCGCCCGTAAGGGGACCGGCGTTCCTGGACCGGATCAGCCAGAACGGGCTGTTTGTGGCCGTCACGGCGATGCTCGTCTCCGTGCCGCTCTTTCTTCCGCTGACCATTGGCGTGGTGGCGGGCGATACCATCGCCGGCGAGGCGAGCCTGGGCACGCTGCGCTACCTGTTGGTGGCGCCCGCCGGGCGGGTTCGCCTGCTGCTGGTGAAGTACGCCGGGGCGCTGGCGTTCTGCCTGGCCGCTCCCGTCACCGTTGCGCTGGCCGGGGCGGCGATCGGAGCTTCGCTGTTCCCTGTTGGGCCTGTGACCCTCCTGTCCGGCGACGTCGTCCAGCCACCCGAGGCTGCGCTGCGGCTGGTCCTGATTGCTGCCTACCTTGCGGTATCCCTGGCCGGACTCTCGGCGATCGGCCTGTTCCTGTCCACCTTGACGGTGGTCCCGGTCGGCGCCATGGCCGCCACTGTGGTGCTGTCAGTGGTCTCGCAGGTCCTGGACCAGCTGCCGCAGCTGGAATGGCTGCACCCTTGGCTGTTTACGCACTACTGGTTCGGCTTCGCGGACGTCCTGCGCCAACCGGTGCTGTGGGACTCTTTTGCCAGCAACGCGCTGCTGCAGGCGGGCTACATCGCCGTCTTCGGGGCGCTCGCCTATGGCCGCTTCGTCACCAAGGACGTTCTGTCCTGA
- a CDS encoding class I SAM-dependent methyltransferase, which translates to MSVRHRLFAAMYDTLSASVERRELSPRRARLLSPLAGTVVDVGAGTGANLRHFRHADRVILVEPDPYMRARLRARLGESPVPVEVSDADAEHLPLPDGTADAVVFTLVLCSVPDQRLALLEARRVLKPGGTLALLEHVRGQGRAARWQDRLDGLWGRCVAPGCHLNRNTVASIGEAGFEFTEVSRLEAPAVALATPIIAGTAVPRSEP; encoded by the coding sequence ATGTCCGTCCGCCATCGCCTTTTTGCCGCCATGTACGACACCTTATCGGCCTCTGTAGAGCGCAGGGAGCTGTCTCCGCGCCGGGCGCGGCTGCTCTCCCCGCTGGCGGGAACCGTGGTGGACGTCGGCGCTGGCACCGGGGCCAACCTGCGGCACTTCCGCCACGCTGACCGGGTAATCCTCGTGGAACCGGACCCCTACATGCGGGCCAGATTGCGGGCACGTCTGGGGGAGTCGCCCGTTCCGGTGGAGGTTTCCGACGCCGATGCGGAGCACCTGCCGCTGCCGGACGGCACGGCTGACGCCGTTGTGTTCACCCTGGTGCTGTGCTCGGTGCCGGATCAGCGGCTTGCCCTGTTGGAGGCCCGCAGGGTGCTCAAACCCGGAGGTACCCTCGCCCTGCTGGAACATGTCCGCGGGCAGGGCCGTGCGGCCCGCTGGCAGGACAGACTGGACGGTCTGTGGGGCCGTTGTGTGGCGCCGGGTTGCCACCTCAACCGGAACACGGTGGCATCCATCGGCGAGGCCGGGTTTGAATTCACGGAAGTCAGCAGGTTGGAGGCTCCGGCTGTTGCCCTGGCCACGCCGATCATCGCGGGCACCGCAGTGCCGCGGTCGGAACCCTGA
- a CDS encoding cation diffusion facilitator family transporter: MGHDHSHTHGITATGRHRKRLIAVLAITLAVVVVQVIGAALSGSLALLADAGHMLSDAAGVTIALLAAWIAGRPASDQRTYGYQRAEVLAALANALILIVISVVIFTEAIRRIGSAPEVRTDIMLFAAILGAVANLVSLLILRGAHQDSLNVRGAYLEVLGDLLGSVAVIVAALVIMFTGYQAADTIASVLIAIMILPRAWSLLRDVVDVLLEATPKGVEVQMIREHILSVDGVVDVHDIHIWTITSGVPVFSAHVVVEDGVLNARGADQLLDKLTTCLGSHFDTEHCTFQLEPASHSEHESRQHA, translated from the coding sequence ATGGGACACGACCACAGCCACACACACGGGATCACGGCAACAGGCCGGCACCGCAAACGGCTCATCGCCGTCCTGGCCATCACCCTGGCGGTGGTGGTGGTCCAGGTGATCGGCGCGGCACTGTCCGGATCATTGGCCCTGCTGGCTGATGCCGGCCACATGCTCTCCGACGCGGCAGGCGTGACCATCGCGCTCCTGGCTGCCTGGATCGCCGGACGCCCGGCGAGTGACCAGCGGACCTACGGCTACCAGCGTGCCGAGGTCCTGGCCGCTCTGGCCAACGCGCTGATCCTGATTGTTATCTCCGTGGTCATCTTCACCGAGGCCATCCGCCGGATCGGCTCCGCGCCCGAGGTCCGCACCGACATCATGCTCTTCGCCGCCATCCTGGGCGCGGTGGCCAATCTGGTTTCGCTGCTCATCCTGCGCGGCGCCCACCAGGACAGCCTGAACGTCCGGGGCGCCTACCTTGAGGTGCTGGGCGACCTGCTGGGCTCAGTCGCCGTCATCGTTGCTGCCCTGGTCATCATGTTCACCGGCTACCAGGCCGCCGACACGATCGCCTCCGTGCTCATCGCCATCATGATCCTGCCGCGGGCCTGGAGCCTGCTGCGGGATGTGGTGGACGTCCTTCTGGAGGCAACCCCCAAAGGCGTGGAGGTGCAGATGATCCGCGAACACATCCTCAGCGTTGACGGAGTGGTTGACGTCCATGACATCCATATCTGGACCATCACGTCCGGCGTGCCGGTGTTTTCGGCCCACGTGGTGGTGGAGGACGGCGTCCTGAATGCCCGCGGCGCCGACCAGCTCCTGGACAAGCTCACCACCTGCCTGGGCTCCCACTTTGACACCGAGCACTGCACTTTCCAGCTGGAACCCGCCAGCCACTCTGAGCACGAATCGCGCCAGCACGCATAG